A segment of the Aureimonas sp. SA4125 genome:
GCTCCATGAAATGGGCGTGCTTGCCGACCTTCAGCCCGTCCGGCCCGAGCGCGGGCACGCCGAAGAAGGATCCGCCCTCCGCCTCGTCGAGGAGGAAGGGGAGCATCGGCCCGAGTGTCGCCGATACGCCATCGCGCGGCGTGTACCAGGCGACCACCTGGCGGATCGGCCGGGCGATGCCCGCCAGCGCCGGGACGAGGTCCGCGATCCAGGGGCCCGTGGCGACGATCACCTTCCGCGCCCGGACGCGCGAGTGATCCGAAACGAGGGTCACGCCCGCATCGTCCGGCTCGATTGCGGTGACCTTCTCGCCGAGCCGCAGCATGGCCCCTGCCCCCGTAGCCACTCTCAGATGCGCCATGACCGCGGTCTCGGGCCGGAGGAAGCCTCCCTGCGGCTCCAGCACCGCGACCTCGTCCGGCTCGAGGCGCACCGCCGGGAACCGCACGGCACTCGCGGCGGCATCCAGAACCTCGTGCGAAAGACCATGCAGTGTGCAGGAGGCGATGGTACCGGCGACGATGCCGCTCTCCGGTCGGCCGATCTGCAGGATGCCGGAGACGGTCAGGATGTCGGCGCCGCTCGCCGCTTCCAGCGCCCGCCAGTTGGCGTAGGCGCGGTGCAGCAGCGGCACATAGGCCGGATCCTCGAAATAGCCGAGGCGGATCAGTCTTGTATCGCCGTGCGATGAGCCGAGCGCATGCGCCGGGAAC
Coding sequences within it:
- the solA gene encoding N-methyl-L-tryptophan oxidase; its protein translation is MSDFDVAVIGLGAMGSAAVAHLAERGVRVIGFEAAFPAHALGSSHGDTRLIRLGYFEDPAYVPLLHRAYANWRALEAASGADILTVSGILQIGRPESGIVAGTIASCTLHGLSHEVLDAAASAVRFPAVRLEPDEVAVLEPQGGFLRPETAVMAHLRVATGAGAMLRLGEKVTAIEPDDAGVTLVSDHSRVRARKVIVATGPWIADLVPALAGIARPIRQVVAWYTPRDGVSATLGPMLPFLLDEAEGGSFFGVPALGPDGLKVGKHAHFMEPVDPDQSNPPVNEADLAMLDDFVARRIPVAVGQRRAAITCRYTMLPGEDFLLDHLPGEPRIVVASPCSGHGFKFASVVGEILADLAMNGGTSLPIDAFSFAALAGKKG